From the genome of Triticum aestivum cultivar Chinese Spring chromosome 3B, IWGSC CS RefSeq v2.1, whole genome shotgun sequence, one region includes:
- the LOC123070930 gene encoding ubiquitin C-terminal hydrolase 13 isoform X5, which produces MTMVTPRAPEPPPQDQDEEMLVPQQEVEVFEGPQPMEESMPAVDNESLPDASTSRFTWKIESISKHSGRKTHSDIFMVGGYSWRVLIFPTGNNVNHLSMYLDVADAKSLPIGWSRSAQFSLAVINQLDSKHSVRKEVTHTFNSRESDWGFTSFMPLIDLYDPSKGYIVNDQCIIEAEVAVRKIVDYWNYDSKKETGYVGLKNQGATCYMNSLLQTLYHIPYFRKAVYHMPTVDTPSGSIPLALQSLFYRLQHGDNSISTKELTKSFGWDSYESFMQHDVQELNRVLCEKLEDKMKGTIVEGTIQKLFEGHHMNYIECIGVDYKSTRKESFYDLALDVKGCSDVYASFDKYVAVEMLDGDNKYQSEKYGLQDAKKGMLFIDFPPVLQLQLKRFEYDHARDIMVKINDRYEFPLQLDLDRDDGKYLSPEADRSVRNLYTLHSVLVHSGGVSGGHYYAFIRPTLSNQWYKFDDERVTKEDLKRALEEQYGGEEELPHTNPGLNMNPLKFTKYSNAYMLVYIRESDKEKIVCDLEETDINEDLKTRLRKEDEDKENKKKEKAEAHMFTTFKVARDHDLAAQIGRDMFFDLVDYEKIHPIRVLKDMPFNQVKEEFSKEFGIPVHSQRFWWWSKRQNHTYRPTRPLTQQEESYTVGQLKDAAIRMNSSELRLYLEVVQENHLTLASRTNDDILLFFKLYDPEKEELRYVGNLLLKASSTPSDIVPKLNEIAGFQPDEDIELYEEIKFEPNIMCEPVDCDVSFSLNQIADGDILCYQKRCSLDQHRHPNVSSFFEYVHNRQVVHFRLLEKPKQDDFSLELSKRSTYDDVVEKVAQHLGMDDPSKLRLTQHIPHLQQPKHQYIKYRSIDHLSDMLLLRNPNQMSDILYYEILDIPLPELQGLITLRVAFHQATPNEVLFHIIRLPKGSTYSDLIDDLKSRVQLSRSDAELRLFQVNNNKIWKVYQPTEKIDAVHDPNVPLHVEEIPEVEKSAGPRDRLVHVVHFFKDNQHIQYYGVPFFFLIREGEALSDIKVRIQKKFEVPDEQFIKWKFAYVAYNRPDYLQDSDIVLSRFQKNIYGPWEQSLGLEHSDMPTKRANQV; this is translated from the exons atgACCATGGTGACTCCTCGCGCCCCCGAG CCGCCGCCGCAGGACCAGGACGAGGAGATGCTTGTGCCACAACAGGAAGTGGAGGTCTTCGAGGGGCCGCAGCCGATGGAAG AATCCATGCCAGCTGTTGACAATGAAAGTTTGCCTGATGCATCAACTTCCAGATTTACATGGAAGATCGAAAGTATATCCAAGCACAGTGGTAGAAAAACCCACTCTGATATTTTTATGGTTGGGGGTTACAGCTG GCGAGTGTTGATTTTCCCCACAGGAAACAATGTAAATCACCTTTCGATGTATCTGGATGTTGCTGATGCCAAGTCTTTACCTATTGGCTGGAGTAGGAGTGCCCAATTTAGCCTTGCTGTGATCAACCAATTAGACAGCAAGCACTCAGTAAGAAAAG AAGTAACACATACATTTAATTCTCGAGAAAGTGATTGGGGTTTTACATCCTTTATGCCTTTAATTGATCTATATGATCCTAGTAAAGGTTATATTGTGAACGATCAATGCATCATTGAAGCTGAGGTTGCTGTGCGTAAAATTGTGGATTACTGGAACTACGACTCAAAAAAGGAGACTGGTTATGTTGGTCTCAAGAATCAAGGTGCCACTTGTTACATGAATTCGCTGCTCCAGACACTCTACCATATTCCCTACTTTAGGAAG GCTGTGTACCATATGCCTACTGTCGATACACCTTCAGGGAGCATTCCTTTAGCTTTGCAAAGTCTTTTCTACAGACTTCAGCATGGTGACAATAGTATTTCCACAAAAGAGCTGACTAAATCTTTTGGATGGGATTCCTATGAGTCGTTTATGCAGCATGATGTCCAAGAGTTAAATCGGGTTCTATGTGAAAAGCTGGAAGATAAAATGAAG GGAACTATTGTGGAAGGAACAATACAAAAATTATTTGAAGGTCACCATATGAATTATATTGAGTGCATTGGTGTTGACTACAAATCTACTAGAAAAGAGTCATTCTATG ATCTTGCACTTGATGTCAAGGGCTGCTCGGATGTTTATGCATCTTTTGATAAGTATGTAGCTGTAGAGATGTTGGATGGTGATAATAAGTATCAGTCTGAAAAATACGGCCTGCAG GATGCCAAAAAAGGGATGCTTTTTATTGATTTCCCTCCAGTTCTGCAACTTCAACTGAAGCGGTTTGAATATGATCATGCACGGGATATAATGGTTAAG ATAAACGACCGTTATGAGTTCCCACTTCAGTTGGATCTTGACAGAGATGACGGGAAATATCTCTCTCCAGAAGCTGATAGGAGTGTGCGCAACCTCTATACTCTTCACAG TGTGCTAGTTCACAGTGGTGGAGTTAGTGGTGGACACTACTATGCCTTCATCCGCCCTACCCTTTCTAATCAATG GTACAAGTTCGATGATGAACGAGTGACAAAAGAAGACCTGAAACGGGCGTTGGAGGAGCAGTATGGTGGCGAGGAAGAG CTCCCCCATACTAATCCTGGACTGAATATGAACCCACTTAAATTTACTAAGTATTCAAATGCTTACATGCTGGTGTACATACGTGAAAGTGACAAAGAGAAAATTGTTTGTGATTTGGAAGAGACAGACATCAATGAAGACCTTAAG ACTAGGCTAAGAAAGGAAGACGAAGACAAGGAGAACAAGAAAAAAGAGAAAGCTGAGGCTCACATGTTCACCACATTTAAG GTGGCCAGAGATCATGATTTGGCAGCACAAATTGGACGAGACATGTTTTTTGATCTTGTGGATTATGAAAAAATTCATCCTATCCGTGTACTTAAAGACATGCCATTCAACCAGGTTAAG GAGGAGTTCTCGAAAGAATTTGGTATCCCCGTTCACTCCCAGAGATTTTGGTGGTGGTCTAAGCGGCAGAACCATACTTACAGGCCCACTCGGCCATTAACACAACAGGAGGAATCATATACT GTTGGACAGCTTAAAGATGCAGCAATTCGAATGAACAGTTCTGAATTGAGGTTGTACTTGGAGGTTGTACAG GAGAATCATTTGACTCTTGCTTCGAGGACAAATGATGATATTTTGCTTTTCTTCAAGCTCTATGACCCTGAAAAAGAAGAACTAAG ATATGTTGGGAATCTTCTCTTGAAAGCATCAAGTACGCCATCTGATATAGTGCCAAAATTGAATGAGATAGCAGGATTTCAGCCTGATGAAGACATTGAGTTGTACGAG GAAATAAAATTTGAGCCAAATATTATGTGTGAACCAGTTGACTGTGATGTTTCCTTCAGTTTAAACCAG ATTGCAGATGGAGACATATTGTGCTACCAAAAACGTTGTTCTCTGGACCAACACCGACATCCCAATGTATCTTCTTTCTTTGAATATGTCCATAATAGACAG GTTGTGCACTTCAGATTGCTTGAAAAGCCAAAACAAGATGACTTCTCTCTAGAACT ATCAAAACGTTCCACATATGATGATGTTGTTGAGAAAGTTGCACAACATCTTGGTATGGATGATCCTTCAAAACTCCGCCTTACTCAGCACATCCCTCATTTACAGCAACCGAAACATCAATACATCAAGTATAGAAGTATTGATCATCTTTCGGACATGTTACTTTTACGTAACCCCAATCAG ATGTCTGACATTTTATATTATGAAATACTGGACATTCCTTTGCCAGAACTTCAAGGTCTGATAACATTGAGAGTTGCTTTTCACCAAGCTACACCTAATGAG GTGCTGTTTCACATTATACGATTGCCAAAGGGTAGCACTTATTCTGATTTGATCGACGACTTAAAATCAAGG GTTCAGCTATCTCGAAGTGATGCTGAGCTTAGGCTATTTCAGGTCAACAATAACAAGATATGGAAG GTGTACCAGCCTACTGAGAAAATAGATGCAGTTCATGATCCAAATGTACCTCTTCATGTTGAGGAG ATTCCTGAAGTAGAGAAAAGTGCCGGTCCGCGAGACCGTTTGGTTCATGTCGTCCACTTCTTCAAAGATAACCAG CACATTCAATACTATGGAGTGCCATTCTTCTTCCTTATTCGTGAGGGCGAGGCTTTGTCAGATatcaaagtgcgcattcagaagaaaTTTGAGGTTCCAGACGAGCAGTTTATTAAG TGGAAATTTGCTTATGTTGCCTACAATCGCCCGGATTACCTCCAAGATTCAGATATTGTGTTGAGCCGATTCCAG AAAAACATTTATGGACCATGGGAACAATCCCTAGGACTGGAGCACTCAGACATGCCCACCAAAAGGGCCAATCAG GTCTAA
- the LOC123070930 gene encoding ubiquitin C-terminal hydrolase 13 isoform X4 codes for MTMVTPRAPEPPPQDQDEEMLVPQQEVEVFEGPQPMEESMPAVDNESLPDASTSRFTWKIESISKHSGRKTHSDIFMVGGYSWRVLIFPTGNNVNHLSMYLDVADAKSLPIGWSRSAQFSLAVINQLDSKHSVRKEVTHTFNSRESDWGFTSFMPLIDLYDPSKGYIVNDQCIIEAEVAVRKIVDYWNYDSKKETGYVGLKNQGATCYMNSLLQTLYHIPYFRKAVYHMPTVDTPSGSIPLALQSLFYRLQHGDNSISTKELTKSFGWDSYESFMQHDVQELNRVLCEKLEDKMKGTIVEGTIQKLFEGHHMNYIECIGVDYKSTRKESFYDLALDVKGCSDVYASFDKYVAVEMLDGDNKYQSEKYGLQDAKKGMLFIDFPPVLQLQLKRFEYDHARDIMVKINDRYEFPLQLDLDRDDGKYLSPEADRSVRNLYTLHSVLVHSGGVSGGHYYAFIRPTLSNQWYKFDDERVTKEDLKRALEEQYGGEEELPHTNPGLNMNPLKFTKYSNAYMLVYIRESDKEKIVCDLEETDINEDLKTRLRKEDEDKENKKKEKAEAHMFTTFKVARDHDLAAQIGRDMFFDLVDYEKIHPIRVLKDMPFNQVKEEFSKEFGIPVHSQRFWWWSKRQNHTYRPTRPLTQQEESYTVGQLKDAAIRMNSSELRLYLEVVQENHLTLASRTNDDILLFFKLYDPEKEELRYVGNLLLKASSTPSDIVPKLNEIAGFQPDEDIELYEEIKFEPNIMCEPVDCDVSFSLNQIADGDILCYQKRCSLDQHRHPNVSSFFEYVHNRQVVHFRLLEKPKQDDFSLELSKRSTYDDVVEKVAQHLGMDDPSKLRLTQHIPHLQQPKHQYIKYRSIDHLSDMLLLRNPNQMSDILYYEILDIPLPELQGLITLRVAFHQATPNEVLFHIIRLPKGSTYSDLIDDLKSRVQLSRSDAELRLFQVNNNKIWKVYQPTEKIDAVHDPNVPLHVEEIPEVEKSAGPRDRLVHVVHFFKDNQHIQYYGVPFFFLIREGEALSDIKVRIQKKFEVPDEQFIKWKFAYVAYNRPDYLQDSDIVLSRFQQKNIYGPWEQSLGLEHSDMPTKRANQV; via the exons atgACCATGGTGACTCCTCGCGCCCCCGAG CCGCCGCCGCAGGACCAGGACGAGGAGATGCTTGTGCCACAACAGGAAGTGGAGGTCTTCGAGGGGCCGCAGCCGATGGAAG AATCCATGCCAGCTGTTGACAATGAAAGTTTGCCTGATGCATCAACTTCCAGATTTACATGGAAGATCGAAAGTATATCCAAGCACAGTGGTAGAAAAACCCACTCTGATATTTTTATGGTTGGGGGTTACAGCTG GCGAGTGTTGATTTTCCCCACAGGAAACAATGTAAATCACCTTTCGATGTATCTGGATGTTGCTGATGCCAAGTCTTTACCTATTGGCTGGAGTAGGAGTGCCCAATTTAGCCTTGCTGTGATCAACCAATTAGACAGCAAGCACTCAGTAAGAAAAG AAGTAACACATACATTTAATTCTCGAGAAAGTGATTGGGGTTTTACATCCTTTATGCCTTTAATTGATCTATATGATCCTAGTAAAGGTTATATTGTGAACGATCAATGCATCATTGAAGCTGAGGTTGCTGTGCGTAAAATTGTGGATTACTGGAACTACGACTCAAAAAAGGAGACTGGTTATGTTGGTCTCAAGAATCAAGGTGCCACTTGTTACATGAATTCGCTGCTCCAGACACTCTACCATATTCCCTACTTTAGGAAG GCTGTGTACCATATGCCTACTGTCGATACACCTTCAGGGAGCATTCCTTTAGCTTTGCAAAGTCTTTTCTACAGACTTCAGCATGGTGACAATAGTATTTCCACAAAAGAGCTGACTAAATCTTTTGGATGGGATTCCTATGAGTCGTTTATGCAGCATGATGTCCAAGAGTTAAATCGGGTTCTATGTGAAAAGCTGGAAGATAAAATGAAG GGAACTATTGTGGAAGGAACAATACAAAAATTATTTGAAGGTCACCATATGAATTATATTGAGTGCATTGGTGTTGACTACAAATCTACTAGAAAAGAGTCATTCTATG ATCTTGCACTTGATGTCAAGGGCTGCTCGGATGTTTATGCATCTTTTGATAAGTATGTAGCTGTAGAGATGTTGGATGGTGATAATAAGTATCAGTCTGAAAAATACGGCCTGCAG GATGCCAAAAAAGGGATGCTTTTTATTGATTTCCCTCCAGTTCTGCAACTTCAACTGAAGCGGTTTGAATATGATCATGCACGGGATATAATGGTTAAG ATAAACGACCGTTATGAGTTCCCACTTCAGTTGGATCTTGACAGAGATGACGGGAAATATCTCTCTCCAGAAGCTGATAGGAGTGTGCGCAACCTCTATACTCTTCACAG TGTGCTAGTTCACAGTGGTGGAGTTAGTGGTGGACACTACTATGCCTTCATCCGCCCTACCCTTTCTAATCAATG GTACAAGTTCGATGATGAACGAGTGACAAAAGAAGACCTGAAACGGGCGTTGGAGGAGCAGTATGGTGGCGAGGAAGAG CTCCCCCATACTAATCCTGGACTGAATATGAACCCACTTAAATTTACTAAGTATTCAAATGCTTACATGCTGGTGTACATACGTGAAAGTGACAAAGAGAAAATTGTTTGTGATTTGGAAGAGACAGACATCAATGAAGACCTTAAG ACTAGGCTAAGAAAGGAAGACGAAGACAAGGAGAACAAGAAAAAAGAGAAAGCTGAGGCTCACATGTTCACCACATTTAAG GTGGCCAGAGATCATGATTTGGCAGCACAAATTGGACGAGACATGTTTTTTGATCTTGTGGATTATGAAAAAATTCATCCTATCCGTGTACTTAAAGACATGCCATTCAACCAGGTTAAG GAGGAGTTCTCGAAAGAATTTGGTATCCCCGTTCACTCCCAGAGATTTTGGTGGTGGTCTAAGCGGCAGAACCATACTTACAGGCCCACTCGGCCATTAACACAACAGGAGGAATCATATACT GTTGGACAGCTTAAAGATGCAGCAATTCGAATGAACAGTTCTGAATTGAGGTTGTACTTGGAGGTTGTACAG GAGAATCATTTGACTCTTGCTTCGAGGACAAATGATGATATTTTGCTTTTCTTCAAGCTCTATGACCCTGAAAAAGAAGAACTAAG ATATGTTGGGAATCTTCTCTTGAAAGCATCAAGTACGCCATCTGATATAGTGCCAAAATTGAATGAGATAGCAGGATTTCAGCCTGATGAAGACATTGAGTTGTACGAG GAAATAAAATTTGAGCCAAATATTATGTGTGAACCAGTTGACTGTGATGTTTCCTTCAGTTTAAACCAG ATTGCAGATGGAGACATATTGTGCTACCAAAAACGTTGTTCTCTGGACCAACACCGACATCCCAATGTATCTTCTTTCTTTGAATATGTCCATAATAGACAG GTTGTGCACTTCAGATTGCTTGAAAAGCCAAAACAAGATGACTTCTCTCTAGAACT ATCAAAACGTTCCACATATGATGATGTTGTTGAGAAAGTTGCACAACATCTTGGTATGGATGATCCTTCAAAACTCCGCCTTACTCAGCACATCCCTCATTTACAGCAACCGAAACATCAATACATCAAGTATAGAAGTATTGATCATCTTTCGGACATGTTACTTTTACGTAACCCCAATCAG ATGTCTGACATTTTATATTATGAAATACTGGACATTCCTTTGCCAGAACTTCAAGGTCTGATAACATTGAGAGTTGCTTTTCACCAAGCTACACCTAATGAG GTGCTGTTTCACATTATACGATTGCCAAAGGGTAGCACTTATTCTGATTTGATCGACGACTTAAAATCAAGG GTTCAGCTATCTCGAAGTGATGCTGAGCTTAGGCTATTTCAGGTCAACAATAACAAGATATGGAAG GTGTACCAGCCTACTGAGAAAATAGATGCAGTTCATGATCCAAATGTACCTCTTCATGTTGAGGAG ATTCCTGAAGTAGAGAAAAGTGCCGGTCCGCGAGACCGTTTGGTTCATGTCGTCCACTTCTTCAAAGATAACCAG CACATTCAATACTATGGAGTGCCATTCTTCTTCCTTATTCGTGAGGGCGAGGCTTTGTCAGATatcaaagtgcgcattcagaagaaaTTTGAGGTTCCAGACGAGCAGTTTATTAAG TGGAAATTTGCTTATGTTGCCTACAATCGCCCGGATTACCTCCAAGATTCAGATATTGTGTTGAGCCGATTCCAG CAGAAAAACATTTATGGACCATGGGAACAATCCCTAGGACTGGAGCACTCAGACATGCCCACCAAAAGGGCCAATCAG GTCTAA